From a single Rhodospirillaceae bacterium genomic region:
- a CDS encoding ABC transporter substrate-binding protein, producing the protein PTAVILLRALLAKNGIAEDQVKVVKMGSDMAQLMTGRVAAVTGWMTNTNALKILGEDRVDMMLWDAGIRLYANVYYTTDDMLAKHSDVLTRFLTGSARGWGYARKNPKAAVDHLVAEYKNLNKASEMAAVGGVLGFSFDKVTAKEGWAAMNKANWQAQIDSYDSLKQFKGTTPTVDDVMTDKILAATEKLRKQIG; encoded by the coding sequence AGCCGACGGCGGTGATCCTGCTGCGCGCGCTGCTGGCCAAGAACGGCATCGCCGAAGACCAGGTCAAGGTCGTGAAGATGGGCAGCGACATGGCCCAGTTGATGACCGGGCGGGTCGCCGCCGTCACCGGCTGGATGACGAACACCAACGCGCTCAAGATTCTCGGCGAGGACCGCGTCGACATGATGCTGTGGGACGCCGGCATCCGGCTCTATGCCAACGTCTACTACACGACCGACGACATGCTCGCCAAACACTCGGACGTGCTGACCCGGTTCCTTACCGGATCGGCCCGCGGCTGGGGCTACGCGCGCAAGAACCCGAAGGCGGCAGTCGACCATCTCGTTGCGGAATACAAGAACCTGAACAAGGCGAGCGAGATGGCGGCGGTCGGCGGCGTGCTCGGCTTTTCCTTCGACAAGGTGACGGCGAAGGAGGGCTGGGCGGCCATGAACAAGGCGAACTGGCAGGCCCAGATCGATTCCTACGACAGCCTGAAGCAGTTCAAGGGAACGACTCCGACCGTGGACGATGTCATGACCGACAAGATCCTGGCGGCCACCGAGAAGCTGCGCAAGCAGATCGGATGA
- a CDS encoding ABC transporter ATP-binding protein has product MRDEAAAEVAPGSGVTAISVDRLVVRFEGNDGSITALSDVDFEVPEGGFVTMLGPSGCGKSTLLRAIADLVPVSEGGIRVFGRTPEQSRLARDFAFVFQDSTLLPWRSAIDNVRLPLEVGRRGGVELERHAEPEELLALVGLEGREEALPHELSGGMKQRVSIARALVQKPRVLLMDEPFGALDEITRDKLNEELLRIWRETGTTIMFVTHSVPEAAFLGRKCLVLSAQPGRVRGYVGIDLPEPRQLGVRDTLEFVQITSHLRSLLEVEE; this is encoded by the coding sequence ATGAGGGACGAGGCGGCGGCGGAGGTTGCGCCCGGTTCCGGCGTTACGGCGATCTCCGTCGATCGCCTCGTTGTCCGGTTCGAGGGGAACGACGGCAGCATCACCGCCTTGAGCGATGTCGATTTCGAGGTGCCCGAGGGCGGTTTCGTCACCATGCTCGGGCCCTCGGGATGCGGCAAGTCCACCCTGCTGCGGGCGATCGCCGACCTGGTGCCGGTCAGCGAGGGCGGAATCCGGGTGTTCGGCCGGACGCCGGAACAGTCGCGGCTGGCCCGGGATTTCGCCTTCGTGTTTCAGGATTCGACGCTGCTGCCATGGCGCAGTGCGATCGACAACGTCCGGTTGCCGCTGGAGGTCGGCCGGCGCGGCGGGGTCGAACTCGAGCGGCATGCGGAACCGGAAGAATTGCTCGCGCTGGTCGGTCTCGAAGGACGGGAGGAGGCCCTGCCGCACGAACTGTCCGGCGGCATGAAGCAGCGGGTCTCGATCGCCCGGGCGCTGGTCCAGAAGCCCCGGGTCCTTCTGATGGACGAACCCTTCGGCGCGCTCGACGAAATCACCCGGGACAAGCTCAACGAGGAGCTGCTGCGGATCTGGCGGGAAACGGGAACGACGATCATGTTCGTCACCCATTCGGTGCCCGAGGCGGCGTTTCTCGGGCGCAAATGCCTGGTCCTGTCGGCCCAGCCCGGCCGGGTCCGCGGCTATGTCGGTATCGACCTGCCGGAACCGCGGCAGCTCGGCGTCCGCGATACCCTGGAGTTCGTGCAGATCACCTCGCATCTGCGCAGCCTGCTGGAGGTTGAGGAATGA
- a CDS encoding ABC transporter permease has product MKAAGYGKALALAAPAGDPGKRMEKWRRRAPAIVAAVGLLLLWQLIVDGFGVPTYIAPSPVQVLEVFGKEGEILWINFWPTLMEAAAGFALGNGIAVVLAVWFVHSQLAERAFYPIAVFINTIPIIAIAPILVLMLGNGYAPKIVIAALICFFPTLVNMVRGLKSVSPQMLDLMRVLSANQAEVLWKIRLQSSLPFLFAALKIASTTSVIGAIVGEWIGSNYGLGSLIIEATYNFRAPLLYATVILGAGMAVAAFTITTLVERRVLKWKPGDVI; this is encoded by the coding sequence ATGAAAGCGGCCGGTTACGGCAAGGCGCTGGCGCTGGCCGCACCCGCCGGCGATCCCGGCAAGCGGATGGAGAAATGGCGCCGGCGCGCCCCGGCCATCGTCGCGGCGGTCGGCCTGCTACTGCTGTGGCAGCTCATCGTCGACGGTTTCGGCGTCCCGACCTACATCGCGCCCAGCCCGGTCCAGGTCCTGGAGGTGTTCGGCAAGGAAGGCGAAATCCTGTGGATCAATTTCTGGCCGACGCTGATGGAAGCGGCGGCGGGATTTGCGCTGGGCAACGGCATCGCCGTGGTGCTCGCCGTCTGGTTCGTGCACAGCCAGCTTGCCGAGCGGGCGTTCTACCCGATCGCGGTCTTCATCAACACGATACCGATCATAGCCATCGCGCCGATCCTGGTGCTGATGCTCGGCAACGGCTATGCGCCGAAAATCGTCATCGCGGCGCTGATCTGCTTCTTCCCGACCCTGGTGAACATGGTCCGGGGCCTGAAATCGGTCAGCCCGCAGATGCTGGACCTGATGCGCGTCCTGTCGGCCAACCAGGCCGAAGTGCTGTGGAAGATCAGGCTTCAGAGTTCGCTGCCCTTCCTGTTCGCCGCCCTTAAGATCGCGTCCACGACCTCGGTGATCGGCGCCATCGTCGGCGAGTGGATCGGCTCGAATTACGGGCTCGGCTCGCTGATCATCGAGGCGACCTACAATTTCCGCGCGCCCCTGCTCTACGCCACGGTGATCCTGGGCGCGGGCATGGCGGTCGCCGCCTTCACGATCACAACGCTCGTCGAGCGGCGTGTCCTCAAATGGAAACCGGGCGATGTCATCTGA
- a CDS encoding FAD-dependent oxidoreductase — MTLSDSVRRPEAAVPVVSTSDVVVVGGGPAGVSAAVSAARNGVSATLVERYPYLGGLASGGMVLVLDDMHNDTEISVRGQAMEIVERMHAKGLCVYPPEADRDPAVRATEEMWRKWSRWGVFDFHTHTKPHPVIFAAAFDPEGFKQASLDMVREAGVNLRLHSWFQSTIVEDGRAAGVIVETKEGPQAIRGSVVIDATGDLDVAASASAPFAAGAYIVTTVSRIGGVDTDEAERFQYGEPERFAELDRQAKRIIGGCWQYWWLKTPLPGIVWCNCPHMVGFDGMKVGDLTAAEIEGRRRMKALLEFARENIPGFAKAYFVDFAPQTGVRQTRLLDGDYVVTKRDVMDRVHFQDSVCRGRDYYTPYRAMLPKGVEQLLVAGRHYSATPQAQKLSREIPPCMAMGEAAGIAAAQSLDSGVTVREADVRAIQRQMRAQGADPGDRPAPNALVAEAA; from the coding sequence GTGACTCTTTCCGACAGCGTTAGGCGGCCCGAGGCTGCGGTGCCCGTCGTTTCGACCTCCGACGTGGTGGTCGTCGGCGGCGGACCGGCCGGCGTTTCGGCGGCGGTTTCGGCCGCGCGCAACGGCGTTTCCGCGACCCTGGTGGAGCGCTACCCCTATCTCGGCGGGCTGGCGTCCGGCGGCATGGTGCTGGTGCTCGACGACATGCACAACGACACCGAAATCTCCGTGCGCGGCCAGGCCATGGAGATCGTCGAGCGGATGCACGCCAAGGGGCTGTGCGTGTATCCGCCGGAAGCGGACCGCGACCCCGCCGTCCGCGCGACGGAGGAGATGTGGCGCAAGTGGTCGCGCTGGGGCGTGTTCGACTTCCACACCCACACCAAGCCGCACCCCGTCATCTTCGCGGCCGCCTTCGATCCGGAAGGCTTCAAACAGGCTTCGCTCGACATGGTGCGCGAAGCCGGCGTGAACCTGCGCCTGCACAGCTGGTTCCAGTCGACCATCGTCGAGGACGGCCGGGCCGCCGGGGTCATCGTCGAGACCAAGGAAGGGCCGCAGGCGATCCGGGGTTCGGTGGTGATCGACGCGACGGGCGATCTGGACGTCGCCGCCAGCGCCAGCGCCCCGTTCGCCGCAGGCGCCTACATCGTGACCACCGTATCGCGCATCGGCGGCGTCGATACCGACGAGGCCGAGCGGTTCCAGTATGGCGAGCCGGAGCGCTTTGCCGAACTCGACCGGCAGGCCAAGCGCATCATCGGCGGCTGCTGGCAATACTGGTGGCTCAAGACGCCGCTGCCCGGCATCGTCTGGTGTAATTGCCCGCACATGGTCGGCTTCGACGGCATGAAGGTCGGCGACCTGACCGCGGCCGAGATCGAGGGCCGGCGCCGGATGAAGGCGCTGCTGGAATTCGCGCGCGAGAACATCCCCGGCTTTGCCAAAGCCTATTTCGTCGATTTCGCGCCGCAGACCGGCGTGCGCCAGACCCGCCTTCTGGACGGCGACTATGTCGTCACCAAGCGCGACGTGATGGACCGGGTGCATTTCCAGGACAGCGTCTGCCGGGGCCGCGACTATTACACGCCGTACCGTGCGATGCTTCCCAAGGGGGTGGAGCAACTGCTGGTCGCCGGCCGCCACTATTCGGCGACGCCCCAGGCCCAGAAGCTGAGCCGGGAGATTCCGCCCTGCATGGCGATGGGCGAGGCCGCCGGTATCGCCGCCGCGCAGTCGCTCGACAGCGGCGTTACGGTGCGCGAGGCGGACGTACGGGCCATCCAGCGCCAGATGCGCGCCCAGGGCGCCGATCCGGGCGACCGGCCGGCACCCAACGCCCTGGTCGCGGAGGCCGCGTGA
- a CDS encoding CoA transferase codes for MPAGQDGAGGRPLPLEGVRVLDFSQVMMGPCCTQMLGDYGADVIKIERAGGGDLSRWSVGDDPDGGNNPVFASLNRNKRSIAVNLKADEDREAVLRLVETADVVVNNFRPGVMDRMGFGYDRLQAINPGIIYAVGTGYGLDGPYVDRGGQDVLAQAMSGVMHRRADPALPLSVYPTALADYAAGMHLVQGILLALLQRRQTGKGQQVAVSLYNSMLAMQMQEAAAWMMRGQDLNWAAMPLCGVFETTDGAIVMVGAFKKNPLQDICRALGIEDLSADPRYADLEQQKRHRPELQEIFRNSFRGNSTGYWLERLGEVDILSAPVRSLPEALDDPQTACNEMVVELAPSAGGPVRLIASPIDMSDAPFRVRHAPPKLGEHNDEVLAESRRGVAA; via the coding sequence ATGCCGGCCGGGCAGGACGGCGCCGGCGGCCGGCCCCTTCCGCTCGAAGGGGTGCGGGTTCTGGATTTCAGCCAGGTGATGATGGGGCCGTGCTGCACCCAGATGCTCGGCGACTATGGCGCGGACGTCATCAAGATCGAGCGTGCCGGAGGGGGCGACCTGTCGCGCTGGAGCGTCGGCGACGATCCGGACGGCGGCAACAATCCGGTGTTCGCCAGCCTGAACCGGAACAAGCGCAGCATTGCCGTGAACCTGAAGGCCGACGAGGACCGGGAGGCGGTCCTGCGCCTGGTGGAGACCGCCGACGTCGTCGTGAACAATTTCCGCCCGGGCGTCATGGACCGCATGGGTTTCGGATACGACCGCCTCCAGGCGATCAATCCCGGCATCATCTATGCGGTCGGGACGGGCTACGGGCTCGACGGCCCCTACGTCGACCGGGGCGGGCAGGATGTGCTGGCCCAGGCGATGAGCGGCGTCATGCACCGGCGCGCCGATCCCGCGCTGCCGCTCTCCGTCTACCCGACCGCGCTCGCCGACTACGCCGCCGGGATGCATCTGGTGCAGGGCATCCTGCTGGCGCTGCTGCAACGCCGGCAGACCGGCAAGGGCCAGCAGGTTGCGGTGTCGCTCTACAATTCCATGCTCGCCATGCAGATGCAGGAAGCGGCGGCGTGGATGATGCGCGGCCAGGATCTGAACTGGGCCGCCATGCCGCTCTGCGGCGTGTTCGAGACGACCGACGGTGCGATCGTCATGGTCGGCGCGTTCAAGAAAAACCCGCTGCAGGACATCTGCCGCGCGCTCGGCATCGAGGATCTGTCGGCTGATCCGCGCTACGCCGATCTGGAGCAGCAGAAGCGTCACCGGCCGGAGTTGCAGGAGATTTTCCGCAACAGCTTCCGCGGCAACAGTACCGGATACTGGCTGGAGCGGCTCGGCGAGGTCGACATCCTCAGCGCACCGGTCAGGTCGCTGCCGGAGGCGCTGGACGATCCCCAGACCGCCTGCAACGAGATGGTCGTCGAACTCGCGCCGTCCGCAGGCGGGCCGGTCCGCCTGATTGCGTCACCTATCGACATGTCAGACGCGCCGTTCCGGGTCCGCCACGCGCCGCCGAAGCTGGGCGAGCACAATGACGAGGTGCTGGCGGAAAGCCGCCGGGGGGTCGCGGCGTGA
- a CDS encoding enoyl-CoA hydratase-related protein encodes MSVDLDIAGGVARIVLNRPDRRNAIDRAAEAALGEIWDRIEAGPDIRCAVLTGAGRTFCAGADMKEEGVEGLEYWAGADPWGFGGIALGGRLSVPLIARVNGPALGGGFEMVLGCDLVVAAENAVFGLPEPRVGRVPLDARVVLPRLIPRAQALGVLLTGRRIGAAEALGFGFVNQVVPADGLDAAVDAWVADILACAPLSLKAIKRSVYDTAHLGLAEARNARLHALVAALNSRDADEGVLAFREKRPPVWTGS; translated from the coding sequence GTGAGCGTCGACCTCGATATCGCCGGCGGCGTCGCGCGGATCGTTCTGAACCGCCCGGACCGCAGGAACGCCATCGACCGGGCGGCCGAGGCGGCGCTCGGCGAAATCTGGGACCGGATCGAGGCCGGCCCGGACATCCGCTGCGCCGTACTGACCGGCGCCGGCCGCACATTCTGCGCCGGGGCGGACATGAAAGAGGAGGGCGTCGAGGGCCTCGAATACTGGGCCGGCGCCGATCCCTGGGGCTTCGGCGGCATCGCCCTGGGCGGCCGCCTGTCCGTCCCGCTGATCGCCCGGGTTAACGGTCCGGCGCTGGGCGGCGGGTTCGAGATGGTGCTGGGCTGCGATCTGGTCGTGGCGGCGGAGAACGCCGTCTTCGGCCTGCCGGAGCCGCGGGTCGGCCGGGTGCCGCTCGATGCCCGGGTCGTGCTGCCGCGCCTGATTCCGCGGGCGCAGGCGCTCGGCGTGCTGCTGACCGGCCGGCGCATCGGCGCGGCGGAGGCGCTGGGCTTCGGGTTCGTCAACCAGGTTGTCCCGGCGGACGGGCTGGATGCCGCCGTCGATGCCTGGGTCGCGGATATCCTGGCGTGCGCGCCGCTCAGCCTGAAGGCGATCAAGCGGTCGGTCTACGACACGGCCCATCTGGGTCTCGCCGAAGCCCGCAACGCCCGGCTGCACGCCCTGGTCGCCGCCCTGAACAGCCGGGATGCGGACGAGGGCGTGCTCGCGTTCCGGGAGAAGCGCCCGCCGGTCTGGACCGGCAGCTGA
- a CDS encoding ferredoxin family protein, with the protein MAFVIAETCIDVKDGVCTEVCPVDCIYEGGRMYYIQPDECVDCALCVSVCPVEAIWADDELPAGSEGFAAVNAEFFGEKVTGWGRPGGLEEAFRTEKDHPAVAAWDAGGG; encoded by the coding sequence ATGGCCTTCGTGATCGCCGAAACCTGCATCGACGTGAAGGACGGCGTCTGCACCGAGGTCTGCCCGGTCGACTGCATCTACGAGGGCGGCCGGATGTATTACATCCAGCCCGACGAATGCGTCGATTGCGCCCTGTGCGTCTCGGTCTGTCCGGTCGAGGCGATCTGGGCCGACGATGAATTGCCCGCAGGTTCGGAAGGTTTCGCCGCCGTGAATGCCGAGTTTTTCGGCGAGAAGGTGACCGGCTGGGGGCGGCCGGGCGGCCTGGAAGAGGCCTTCCGCACCGAAAAGGACCATCCGGCGGTCGCGGCCTGGGACGCCGGCGGCGGGTGA
- a CDS encoding LysR family transcriptional regulator, translating to MHAAVLRYFEAVAEEGSIRRASERLNISASAVNRQILKIEDYFGTPLFERHPDGMRLTEAGRLMLRHSRETLHDFKRLHGEINNLRSVVSGEVAIATLDSLTQHFLPDTLTRFIADHPAVQIRVTAGDPNEILHSVARGTADLGLTFDPVWRGGIHELQNIPCPLHAIMKPDHDLAGRGSVTLDECSAYPLIYQDNTGSIRGFLGDSLDTFKRAHKPVLTSNTLALLKRLLLRGVGIAFYTRLGFVEELAEGRLVAVPLESERLTQLRLCLLAPSERSPTVAARVMAEHLGRDLAFLSGDSTPGNSMLGER from the coding sequence ATGCACGCCGCGGTGCTGCGCTATTTCGAGGCGGTCGCCGAAGAGGGATCGATCCGCCGGGCGTCGGAGCGCCTGAACATCTCGGCCTCGGCGGTCAACCGGCAGATCCTCAAGATCGAGGACTATTTCGGCACGCCGCTGTTCGAGCGCCATCCGGACGGCATGCGCCTGACCGAAGCGGGCCGTCTTATGCTCCGCCATTCGCGCGAAACCCTGCACGATTTCAAGCGGTTGCACGGTGAAATCAACAATCTGCGCAGCGTGGTCAGCGGCGAGGTCGCAATCGCCACCCTGGACAGCCTGACCCAGCATTTCCTGCCCGATACGCTGACCCGCTTCATCGCGGACCATCCGGCCGTCCAGATCCGCGTCACGGCCGGCGATCCGAACGAAATCCTCCATTCGGTCGCACGCGGCACCGCCGATCTCGGCCTGACCTTCGATCCGGTCTGGCGCGGCGGCATCCATGAATTGCAGAACATCCCCTGTCCGCTGCACGCCATCATGAAGCCGGACCACGATCTGGCCGGCCGCGGCTCGGTCACGCTCGACGAATGCAGCGCCTACCCGCTGATCTACCAGGACAATACCGGCTCGATTCGCGGCTTTCTCGGCGACAGCCTCGACACGTTCAAGCGGGCCCACAAACCCGTGCTGACCTCCAACACGCTGGCGCTGCTCAAACGCCTGCTGCTGCGCGGCGTCGGCATCGCCTTCTACACCCGGCTGGGCTTCGTCGAGGAGCTGGCCGAGGGAAGGCTGGTCGCCGTGCCGCTTGAGAGCGAGCGGCTGACGCAGTTGCGCCTGTGCCTGCTCGCCCCGTCCGAGCGCAGCCCGACGGTAGCCGCGCGGGTGATGGCGGAGCATCTGGGGCGCGATCTCGCCTTCCTGTCGGGCGATTCGACGCCCGGCAATTCCATGTTGGGCGAGCGATGA
- a CDS encoding amidohydrolase family protein, with the protein MTRCLPVGRLSVGRLLAAPGEGAALRNAEVTIADGRIAAIDCSDGAPRDGRIALPAMVNAHDHGYGILPLAMGGCDDALECWIASFLRLPLDPRLEAAVAFGRMALAGIGATVHCHNSLAVDRLESEADGVARAAAKVGIRVAFSCPVRDRNPWVYGDQRDLLPYLEDGDRAAMEAALAEAAPAHRQVEQVEEIAAAHENELFQVQYGPVGPQWCRDETLAGIAEASALHGRRVHMHLLESPRQRQWLDATYRQGIVRFLDEIGLLSPRLTVAHGVHLTEEECALLAERGVTVSVNTSSNLRMRSGIAPVQRYMRHGLRFGFGLDGAAHDDDQDYFRDLRLAGRVHNGTGLEPVLPPARLFRAACRDGFRAIDGSGDYGALAPGARADLAILDYAAMSADCLADGLDETEVLLTRASNRHVRGLIVAGRTVMAEGRLAAFDLAELEADLTERARRAAADDPGQFARGHRRREAVRAYYANRRRPA; encoded by the coding sequence ATGACCCGGTGCCTGCCCGTCGGCCGCCTATCCGTCGGCCGCCTGTTGGCGGCGCCGGGCGAGGGTGCGGCGCTGCGCAACGCCGAGGTGACGATCGCTGACGGCCGGATTGCCGCGATCGACTGTTCTGACGGTGCGCCGCGCGACGGCCGGATCGCGTTGCCGGCCATGGTCAATGCCCATGACCATGGTTACGGCATCCTTCCCCTCGCGATGGGCGGCTGCGACGACGCCTTGGAATGCTGGATCGCCTCCTTCTTGCGCCTGCCGCTCGATCCACGCCTCGAAGCGGCGGTCGCCTTCGGCCGCATGGCGCTCGCCGGCATCGGCGCGACCGTGCATTGCCACAATTCGCTCGCCGTCGACCGTCTGGAAAGCGAGGCGGACGGCGTCGCGCGCGCTGCCGCCAAGGTCGGTATCCGGGTCGCCTTTTCCTGCCCGGTCCGCGACCGCAATCCCTGGGTGTACGGCGACCAGCGGGACCTGCTTCCCTACCTGGAGGACGGCGACCGCGCGGCGATGGAGGCCGCTCTTGCCGAAGCGGCGCCGGCACACCGCCAGGTCGAGCAGGTCGAGGAGATCGCCGCGGCGCACGAGAACGAGCTCTTCCAGGTCCAGTACGGCCCGGTCGGCCCGCAATGGTGCCGGGACGAAACGCTGGCCGGGATCGCCGAGGCGTCCGCCCTCCACGGCCGCCGGGTCCACATGCATCTGCTCGAATCGCCGCGCCAGCGCCAGTGGCTCGATGCGACCTATAGGCAGGGAATCGTCCGGTTTCTGGACGAGATCGGCCTGCTCTCGCCGCGGCTCACGGTGGCGCACGGCGTCCATCTGACGGAAGAGGAATGCGCCCTGCTGGCCGAACGGGGCGTCACCGTTTCGGTCAACACCTCGTCCAATCTGCGGATGCGCTCCGGCATCGCGCCCGTGCAGCGCTACATGCGCCACGGCCTGCGCTTCGGTTTCGGGCTCGACGGTGCGGCCCACGACGACGACCAGGACTATTTCCGCGATTTGCGGCTGGCTGGGCGGGTGCACAACGGCACCGGGCTGGAGCCGGTCCTGCCGCCGGCCCGGCTGTTCCGGGCCGCCTGCCGCGACGGCTTCCGCGCGATCGACGGCAGCGGCGACTACGGCGCGCTGGCGCCGGGCGCCCGGGCGGACCTCGCGATACTCGATTACGCCGCAATGAGCGCGGATTGCCTGGCCGACGGCTTGGACGAAACCGAAGTCCTGCTCACCCGGGCAAGCAACCGGCATGTGCGCGGCCTCATCGTCGCCGGGCGCACGGTCATGGCCGAAGGCAGGCTTGCCGCGTTCGATCTGGCGGAACTGGAAGCGGACCTGACGGAGCGCGCCCGGCGCGCGGCGGCGGACGACCCCGGCCAGTTCGCACGCGGACACCGCCGGCGCGAGGCGGTGCGCGCCTACTACGCGAATCGCCGGCGCCCGGCCTGA
- a CDS encoding acyltransferase, protein MTTVRAGLIQFALNTSTDESPETIKANMIEAHLPLIDEAGANGVQVLCLQEVFNQPYFCPSQDVKWYAAVEKIPDGPTTRLMQEYAKKHSLVVVVPIYEEEQTGVYYNTAAVIDADGSYLGKYRKTHIPQVAGFYEKFFFKPGTSGWPVFETAYCRLGVYICYDRHFPEGWRALALNGAEYIVNPSATVAGLSQYLWKLEQPASAVANGVYIGACNRVGTEGPWNIGRFYGSSYIVDPRGEFLCEASEDGNELIYADMDMEKVREVRNLWQFFRDRRPETYAVISSGEH, encoded by the coding sequence ATGACCACAGTCAGGGCCGGTCTGATCCAGTTCGCGCTCAACACCAGCACCGACGAGAGCCCCGAGACGATCAAGGCCAACATGATCGAGGCCCACCTGCCGCTGATCGACGAGGCCGGCGCAAACGGGGTTCAGGTCCTGTGCCTGCAGGAGGTGTTCAACCAGCCCTATTTCTGCCCGAGCCAGGACGTGAAGTGGTACGCCGCGGTCGAGAAGATCCCCGACGGGCCGACGACCCGGCTGATGCAGGAATACGCGAAAAAGCATTCCTTGGTCGTCGTGGTGCCGATCTACGAGGAAGAGCAGACCGGCGTCTATTACAACACCGCGGCGGTCATCGACGCCGACGGCAGCTATCTCGGCAAGTACCGCAAGACGCATATCCCCCAGGTCGCCGGCTTTTACGAGAAGTTCTTCTTCAAGCCCGGCACCTCCGGCTGGCCCGTCTTCGAAACCGCCTATTGCAGGCTCGGCGTCTATATCTGCTACGACCGGCATTTTCCGGAAGGCTGGCGCGCGCTGGCGCTCAACGGCGCCGAATATATCGTCAACCCGTCGGCCACCGTCGCCGGGCTCAGCCAGTATCTCTGGAAGCTGGAACAGCCGGCCTCCGCCGTCGCCAACGGAGTCTATATCGGCGCCTGCAACCGGGTCGGTACCGAAGGGCCGTGGAATATCGGGCGCTTCTACGGCTCGTCCTACATCGTCGATCCGCGCGGCGAGTTCCTGTGCGAGGCCAGTGAGGACGGGAACGAACTGATTTACGCCGACATGGACATGGAGAAGGTGCGCGAGGTGCGCAACCTCTGGCAGTTCTTCCGCGACCGCCGGCCGGAGACCTACGCCGTCATTTCGAGCGGCGAGCACTGA
- the hydA gene encoding dihydropyrimidinase — protein sequence MATLIRGGTVVNADRSFRADVLLDGDRIAAVGENLEAPAGAETVDAGGCYVMPGGIDPHTHMQLPFMGTVASEDFETGTTAGCVGGTTTIIDFVIPDPQQNILDAYKQWREWAEKSVSDYTFHVAITWWDESVRADMGTLVRDHGVNSFKHFMAYKNAIMAEDETLVNSFCRARELGAICTVHAENGELVYHLQQELYDQGVTGPEGHPLSRPPEVEGEAANRAIRIAEVLDVPLYVVHTSCIDALEAITRARNEGQRVFGEVLAGHLLIDDSVYRHPDFATAAAYVMSPPFRSSEHQAALWRGLQAGNLQTTATDHCCFCAPQKAAGRHDFRLIPNGTGGIEDRMHVLWEHGVNTGRLTMNEFVAVTSTNAAKIFNIYPRKGVVAAGADADLAVWDPTRSRSISVETHHQRVDYNIFEGMEVTGINVKTFSQGRLVWDDGDVRVTRGTGRYIDRPPFAPYYEALKIKHERARPVAVIREAAE from the coding sequence ATGGCCACTCTGATCCGGGGCGGAACCGTCGTGAATGCGGACCGCAGCTTCCGCGCCGACGTGCTTCTGGACGGCGACAGGATCGCCGCCGTCGGCGAGAATCTGGAAGCGCCGGCGGGCGCCGAGACCGTCGATGCGGGCGGCTGTTATGTGATGCCGGGCGGCATCGATCCGCACACCCATATGCAGTTGCCCTTCATGGGCACCGTGGCGTCCGAGGATTTCGAGACCGGAACGACCGCGGGCTGCGTCGGCGGCACCACGACGATCATCGATTTCGTGATCCCCGATCCGCAGCAGAATATTCTGGACGCCTACAAGCAATGGCGGGAATGGGCGGAGAAATCGGTCAGCGACTACACCTTCCACGTCGCCATCACCTGGTGGGACGAGTCGGTCCGCGCCGATATGGGCACCCTGGTGCGCGATCACGGCGTCAACTCGTTCAAGCATTTCATGGCCTACAAGAACGCGATCATGGCCGAGGACGAGACGCTGGTGAACAGCTTCTGCCGGGCCCGCGAACTGGGCGCGATCTGCACCGTCCATGCCGAGAACGGCGAGCTGGTTTACCATCTTCAGCAGGAATTGTACGACCAGGGCGTGACCGGGCCGGAGGGCCATCCGCTGTCGCGCCCACCGGAGGTCGAGGGCGAGGCCGCCAACCGGGCGATCCGGATCGCCGAGGTGCTCGACGTGCCGCTCTACGTCGTCCACACCTCCTGCATCGACGCGCTCGAGGCGATCACGCGGGCGCGCAACGAGGGCCAGCGCGTGTTCGGCGAGGTGCTGGCCGGGCATCTGCTGATCGACGACAGCGTCTACCGCCATCCGGATTTCGCGACTGCCGCGGCCTATGTCATGAGCCCGCCCTTCCGCTCGTCCGAGCACCAGGCGGCGCTGTGGCGCGGCCTGCAGGCCGGCAACCTGCAGACCACGGCGACCGACCATTGCTGTTTCTGCGCGCCGCAGAAGGCCGCCGGCCGCCACGATTTCCGGCTGATTCCGAACGGCACCGGCGGCATCGAGGACCGGATGCATGTGCTCTGGGAGCACGGCGTCAACACCGGCCGGCTGACCATGAACGAGTTCGTCGCCGTGACCTCGACCAACGCCGCCAAGATCTTCAACATCTACCCGCGCAAGGGCGTGGTAGCCGCGGGGGCGGACGCCGACCTGGCGGTCTGGGATCCGACGCGCAGCCGGTCGATCTCGGTCGAGACCCACCATCAGCGGGTCGACTACAACATTTTCGAGGGCATGGAGGTCACCGGCATCAACGTCAAGACGTTCAGCCAAGGCCGGCTGGTCTGGGACGACGGCGATGTGCGCGTGACCCGCGGGACCGGCCGCTACATCGACCGGCCGCCCTTCGCGCCCTATTACGAGGCGCTCAAAATCAAGCACGAACGCGCCCGCCCGGTCGCAGTCATCCGCGAAGCGGCGGAGTAG